One region of Oryza sativa Japonica Group chromosome 5, ASM3414082v1 genomic DNA includes:
- the LOC4338498 gene encoding chlorophyll synthase, chloroplastic, translated as MATSHLLAAASSTAASSATFRPPLLSLRSPPPSSLRLNRRRHFQVVRAAETDKETKANAPEKAPAGGSSFNQLLGIKGAKQENDIWKIRLQLTKPVTWPPLVWGVLCGAAASGNFHWTVEDVAKSIVCMIMSGPCLTGYTQTINDWYDRDIDAINEPYRPIPSGAISENEVITQIWALLLAGLGLGALLDVWAGHDFPIIFYLAVGGSLLSYIYSAPPLKLKQNGWIGNFALGASYIGLPWWAGQALFGTLTPDIVVLTSLYSIAGLGIAIVNDFKSVEGDRALGLQSLPVAFGMETAKWICVGAIDITQLSVAGYLFSSGKPYYALALLGLTIPQVVFQFQYFLKDPVKYDVKYQASAQPFFVLGLLVTALATSH; from the exons ATGGCCACCtcccacctcctcgccgccgcctcctccaccgccgcctcctccgccaccttccgccctcccctcctcagcctccgctccccgccgccctctTCTCTCCGCCTCAACC GCAGGCGCCACTTCCAGGTGGTCCGCGCGGCCGAGACCGACAAAGAGA CGAAGGCCAATGCGCCCGAGAAAGCTCCCGCGGGAGGCTCCAGCTTCAACCAGCTGCTCGGCATCAAGGGCGCCAAGCAAGAGAAC GACATATGGAAGATTCGCCTTCAACTTACTAAGCCAGTGACATGGCCTCCGCTTGTATGGGGAGTGCTTTGTGGAGCAGCTGCCTCTG GAAATTTCCACTGGACAGTTGAAGATGTTGCAAAATCTATTGTCTGCATGATAATGTCTGGTCCATGTCTTACAGGATACACACAG ACAATTAACGACTGGTATGATCGAGATATAGATGCGATAAATGAACCTTACCGTCCTATTCCTTCAGGCGCTATATCAGAAAATGAG GTCATTACTCAAATTTGGGCACTGTTGTTAGCAGGGCTTGGCCTGGGTGCTCTGTTAGATGTATGG GCAGGACATGATTTTcctattattttttatcttgCTGTTGGTGGGTCCTTGCTTTCTTACATATATTCAGCTCCACCTCTGAAG CTCAAGCAGAATGGATGGATTGGAAACTTTGCTCTTGGTGCGAGCTACATTGGCTTGCCCTG GTGGGCTGGCCAGGCATTATTTGGAACCCTTACTCCTGATATTGTTGTCCTGACTTCTTTGTATAGCATAGCTGGG CTAGGGATTGCTATTGTAAATGACTTTAAGAGTGTTGAGGGAGATAGAGCTCTGGGGCTTCAG TCACTCCCGGTTGCTTTTGGTATGGAAACTGCAAAGTGGATATGTGTAGGAGCGATTGACATAACTCAATTATCCGTTGCAG GCTACCTTTTCAGTTCCGGCAAGCCTTATTATGCCCTGGCACTGCTAGGACTCACAATTCCTCAGGTGGTCTTTCAG TTCCAATACTTCCTCAAGGACCCTGTGAAGTATGACGTCAAATACCAG GCAAGCGCGCAACCGTTCTTCGTCTTGGGCCTTCTGGTGACCGCCCTTGCAACCAGCCACTGA
- the LOC4338497 gene encoding nuclear pore complex protein NUP50B, giving the protein MADEEHAPTSRKRVAGTQINKDNPEPDDDSTEQEMGTFKRASEEVMATRRIVKVRRQQPSSAPSNPFSAIRFTPSDTSAQATIPVSEPQPSDVITANAKDSSSEKADEGSNGSGKDALPVTDKSAGSSEVAETEKDGSDLKGSDEKAKSSDSIEPPSQPVETTDEAKDLGGGSVVAGEAKEDNSKASDIEDKTAKEGDAEEEDGANEAGAEDKISKGDDEKKDGDESETKDGSSEEQKDADNKGQSSSPTPLFSFKNLSSGQNAFTGLAGTGFSGSSFSFGSGSKESSSAPLFGLKTDGSSFPSFSIGASNNGSSSPALATSAEAPKKFAMPEGPVETGEENEKAIFTADSALYEYLDGGWKERGKGELKLNIPVSGGERSRLVMRTKGNYRLVLNASLYEDMSLKDMDKKGVTFACMNSIGDSQSGLATFALKFRDTSIREEFKAAVEMHKAKKASGTLKTPENSPKASDD; this is encoded by the coding sequence ATGGCAGACGAGGAGCATGCTCCAACGTCTAGGAAGAGGGTTGCAGGTACCCAAATCAACAAGGATAATCCTGAGCCTGATGATGACTCAACTGAGCAAGAGATGGGGACATTTAAGAGAGCTAGTGAGGAAGTGATGGCAACACGGAGAATTGTAAAGGTTCGACGCCAGCAGCCCTCATCAGCTCCTTCTAATCCTTTCTCTGCAATCAGATTTACCCCCAGTGATACCAGCGCCCAAGCAACTATCCCTGTCTCAGAGCCTCAACCTTCTGATGTCATTACAGCGAATGCAAAGGATAGTTCAAGTGAGAAAGCTGATGAGGGAAGCAATGGCAGTGGGAAAGATGCTTTACCTGTAACTGACAAGAGTGCAGGTTCTAGTGAGGTAGCTGAGACAGAAAAGGATGGATCAGATCTGAAAGGATCAGATGAAAAAGCCAAGTCCAGTGACTCAATTGAACCACCTTCTCAACCTGTTGAGACCACTGACGAAGCAAAAGACTTGGGGGGCGGATCAGTGGTAGCTGGAGAGGCCAAGGAAGATAACAGCAAGGCATCTGATATCGAGGACAAAACAGCAAAAGAGGGAGATGCTGAAGAAGAGGATGGAGCAAATGAGGCTGGAGCTGAAGACAAAATTAGCAAGGGTGATGATGAGAAGAAAGATGGAGATGAATCAGAGACAAAGGATGGATCGTCTGAGGAGCAGAAGGATGCTGATAACAAGGGGCAGTCGTCATCACCAACACCCCTTTTCTCTTTCAAGAACCTGTCGAGTGGCCAAAATGCCTTCACAGGACTGGCTGGAACTGGATTTTCAGGCTCTTCATTTTCATTTGGATCAGGCTCTAAAGAAAGCTCGAGTGCTCCCCTGTTTGGGCTAAAGACTGATGGCTCATCATTCCCATCTTTTAGTATTGGTGCTTCGAATAATGGGAGTTCCTCCCCTGCGCTTGCGACTTCGGCAGAAGCTCCCAAGAAATTTGCTATGCCAGAGGGCCCAGTTGAAACTGGTGAAGAGAATGAGAAGGCCATATTCACAGCCGACTCAGCATTGTATGAATACTTGGATGGGGGTTGGAAAGAAAGAGGAAAGGGGGAACTAAAGTTGAACATCCCAGTATCTGGTGGCGAGAGGTCTCGTCTCGTCATGAGAACCAAGGGCAATTACAGGCTAGTTCTTAACGCAAGCCTTTACGAGGACATGTCGCTGAAGGACATGGACAAGAAGGGCGTGACGTTTGCCTGTATGAACAGCATCGGCGACTCGCAGAGCGGGCTTGCCACATTTGCTCTGAAGTTCAGGGATACCAGCATCAGGGAGGAGTTCAAAGCTGCGGTGGAGATGCACAAGGCGAAAAAGGCGTCCGGCACACTCAAGACACCCGAGAACTCCCCGAAGGCATCAGATGATTGA
- the LOC4338498 gene encoding chlorophyll synthase, chloroplastic isoform X1, whose amino-acid sequence MATSHLLAAASSTAASSATFRPPLLSLRSPPPSSLRLNRRRHFQVVRAAETDKETKANAPEKAPAGGSSFNQLLGIKGAKQENDIWKIRLQLTKPVTWPPLVWGVLCGAAASGNFHWTVEDVAKSIVCMIMSGPCLTGYTQTINDWYDRDIDAINEPYRPIPSGAISENEVITQIWALLLAGLGLGALLDVWAGHDFPIIFYLAVGGSLLSYIYSAPPLKLKQNGWIGNFALGASYIGLPWWAGQALFGTLTPDIVVLTSLYSIAGSLPVAFGMETAKWICVGAIDITQLSVAGYLFSSGKPYYALALLGLTIPQVVFQFQYFLKDPVKYDVKYQASAQPFFVLGLLVTALATSH is encoded by the exons ATGGCCACCtcccacctcctcgccgccgcctcctccaccgccgcctcctccgccaccttccgccctcccctcctcagcctccgctccccgccgccctctTCTCTCCGCCTCAACC GCAGGCGCCACTTCCAGGTGGTCCGCGCGGCCGAGACCGACAAAGAGA CGAAGGCCAATGCGCCCGAGAAAGCTCCCGCGGGAGGCTCCAGCTTCAACCAGCTGCTCGGCATCAAGGGCGCCAAGCAAGAGAAC GACATATGGAAGATTCGCCTTCAACTTACTAAGCCAGTGACATGGCCTCCGCTTGTATGGGGAGTGCTTTGTGGAGCAGCTGCCTCTG GAAATTTCCACTGGACAGTTGAAGATGTTGCAAAATCTATTGTCTGCATGATAATGTCTGGTCCATGTCTTACAGGATACACACAG ACAATTAACGACTGGTATGATCGAGATATAGATGCGATAAATGAACCTTACCGTCCTATTCCTTCAGGCGCTATATCAGAAAATGAG GTCATTACTCAAATTTGGGCACTGTTGTTAGCAGGGCTTGGCCTGGGTGCTCTGTTAGATGTATGG GCAGGACATGATTTTcctattattttttatcttgCTGTTGGTGGGTCCTTGCTTTCTTACATATATTCAGCTCCACCTCTGAAG CTCAAGCAGAATGGATGGATTGGAAACTTTGCTCTTGGTGCGAGCTACATTGGCTTGCCCTG GTGGGCTGGCCAGGCATTATTTGGAACCCTTACTCCTGATATTGTTGTCCTGACTTCTTTGTATAGCATAGCTGGG TCACTCCCGGTTGCTTTTGGTATGGAAACTGCAAAGTGGATATGTGTAGGAGCGATTGACATAACTCAATTATCCGTTGCAG GCTACCTTTTCAGTTCCGGCAAGCCTTATTATGCCCTGGCACTGCTAGGACTCACAATTCCTCAGGTGGTCTTTCAG TTCCAATACTTCCTCAAGGACCCTGTGAAGTATGACGTCAAATACCAG GCAAGCGCGCAACCGTTCTTCGTCTTGGGCCTTCTGGTGACCGCCCTTGCAACCAGCCACTGA